One stretch of Methylophaga thalassica DNA includes these proteins:
- the rpsH gene encoding 30S ribosomal protein S8, with the protein MSMTDPIADMLTRIRNAQQANKVDVKMPSSKVKISIAKVLEDEGYISSFNVSDVEGKSILTVTLKYFEGKPVIAEINRVSRPGLRVYKSADELPRVVGGLGVAIVSTSKGVMADRKARALGQGGEVLCAVS; encoded by the coding sequence ATGAGTATGACAGATCCTATTGCTGATATGCTGACTCGCATTCGTAATGCACAGCAAGCAAACAAAGTCGATGTGAAAATGCCTTCATCTAAGGTAAAGATTAGCATTGCAAAAGTACTAGAAGATGAAGGTTACATCTCATCATTCAATGTGAGTGATGTAGAAGGTAAATCAATCTTGACAGTCACTCTTAAATATTTTGAGGGTAAACCTGTAATCGCTGAAATTAACCGTGTTAGTCGTCCTGGTTTGCGTGTATACAAATCAGCTGATGAATTGCCACGTGTCGTTGGTGGTTTAGGTGTTGCTATCGTGTCTACATCTAAAGGTGTAATGGCTGACCGTAAAGCTCGCGCCTTAGGTCAAGGCGGCGAAGTTTTGTGCGCTGTTAGCTAA